TTCCTCCCGGCAAATGTTGCGGTGTTTGGTCCCGGCCTGGGTACAAGGTTGACCTTCAAGAGTCTGGTCATCCGCCTCCCCTGCCTGCTGACCGCGCTCGCCGTAGCAGCTGCGATCGAATAATGCACATGCAGTGACGATGCCGTGAGGGCCGCATGCTGATGGTGCGCTCCATAAAGTCATTCTACGAAACACAACCGGCCATGCTTGGAGGATGATGATGGGCAAGACAATCCGGTTCGGCGTGTCGCTCAATTCCGATCTGCTGGAACAGTTTGACGCGCTGTGCGAGGAAAAAAGTTATCCTAACAGGTCCGAGGCCATCCGAGACCTCATTCGCGCCGTCCTGGTGGAAAAGGAACAGCAGATAAACGAAGGAGCACTCGCTGCGGTGCTCACGCTGGTGTACGACCACCACGTATCGGACCTCTCCCAGCGTCTGGTGGAAATCCAGCATGACGGGCACGAGGTGATCCTGACCACCGTCCATGTTCACCTGGACCACCATAACTGCCTGGAGGTGCTTATCCTGAAGGGGAACGGTGAGGCGATACGCCGCCTTTCGGACAAGCTGATCGCCACCAAGGGAGTGAAACACGGGAA
This genomic stretch from Fundidesulfovibrio putealis DSM 16056 harbors:
- the nikR gene encoding nickel-responsive transcriptional regulator NikR, with the protein product MGKTIRFGVSLNSDLLEQFDALCEEKSYPNRSEAIRDLIRAVLVEKEQQINEGALAAVLTLVYDHHVSDLSQRLVEIQHDGHEVILTTVHVHLDHHNCLEVLILKGNGEAIRRLSDKLIATKGVKHGKLTLTTTGQNLM